GAGCAGATCCTCTTCGCCCATGAAGGTCTTGTTCTCACCCACCACTACTCTGGGAATGCCATACAGCAAGATGGTGCCTGAGCACATGGGGCAAGGCGAAAGTGTGGTATAGATAGTGCATTCCTTGTACACAGAGGCCGGTTGTCTTCCCGCATTCTCCAGCGCGTCCATCTCGCCGTGCAAGATGGGACTGCCGTTCTGCACCCGCTTGTTGTGCCCCCGGCCAATGATTTTGCCGTTGTGCACTAAAACAGAGCCGATGGGAATGCCGCCCTCTTGGTAGCCTTTCTGCGCCTCTTCAAAAGCCGCCTGTAAGAATTGGTCCATGATATGGTAGAAAGTTGGAGTTGCAGAGATGAAATTATGGCTATATACGTGAGTCTAAGAAATCAATATGGGTACACGATCTCCAATCCATTACTTATTTGTTTTCGATAGAGCAGGGAGACGATTCTTACTCAAAATCTACTAAGGGCCGAACTTCTGTGACAGTTGGTGTGCCAGTGCCCTCATTCCTCTCCACTATGAAGATGTGCTTAAGTTGCCGGAAGTACACACCTCCATAATAACTCTTATCCCCATGTTTGGGATAGTTTCTACTGATGAAATCAAAAAGTTGCTCCTCTGTTACAACGGGTAACTTCTTCAACTCCCAAGGTTGCAATCGCTGACGGCTTACCTTATCCTTGGAAATGAATTTTAGAGGATGCCCATCATAGAGAAACAAATTGTTGTACGCGTAGGTGTCCTCCCAACTTTCTTTGAGTGTAATAGGGTCAACTCCTTTAGTGTCTGTGAATTTATAATGCTTGCCCGGTTCATGCAATAAGTAGAGGACCGTGTCCTGCATAGAGGGCTGAGAAACTACCTCATGAGAACAAGTATTTATAAGAGAAACTAATATAAAAATTAAAAACTTCATTTACTTGTAATTTAAATTAATCCACACATGTCAAAGAGGTCCATGATTGCATGAAATCTAACTTTGAGTCAATTTCATTTTTTTCTTCAACTGTCTTATTGTTTTTAAAATGGTATGTGTCTTTTAGTCCGCCCCAAGCAAATGCTTTATAATGATCTAAGGTGATTTGCAAATTATTATGATTTCCAACATCAAACTGTTGTAATCCTTGAGCTATAAGATCTATATAGCGTTGTGCCATCTCTTCATGATGAGCCTTGTTTTGGACTTCTGTGAGAGTTGCGCCATTTTTCTTTTCATTCACATAAGTTTCCCATAGGATAGGAAAATTATCCTTATCCAAGTTTTCATAACCTTTAATTTGGCGCAGGTCTGAAAAAATTTTTGCGTGCACTGATTCGTGTAGAATTGTGCGTGCCACTTCAAGAGTTCGAGCACCATCAACATACTTTGAATTAATAGTTATTACAATATTTGTAAAAGTGTTATCGGTAGGTTGACATTGACCATTTAAAGACTCACCTTTTGAATTTGTGAGGTTAGGAGCAACTTTATAAGTTAGATTAATAGTCCCACCATTATCTAAATACGATGAAATTAAATTTTGCATCACTGTATTTCCACCAAGATCATTATACACACAATTTGTCTTTTGATGGGTTACAAGTGCAGAGGACGATACATCAAAGCTAGTACATCTGCAATTCTCATACACATCAATCAATTCAATATAACCCCCGTCATCTGAGGACCCGCCAGATGAACCTGGAGAGGGTCCTTCCGTGCTTAATTCATCATAAACTGTAATACATATAGGAACTGGCTCAAACCCTACAAAATATGGGGCAGAGCAATAATCGGGGCCGTCAGGGTTGACGGTGCAGGTGCGTTCCCAAATCTCTACAAACCCATAGCTATTGCAATAAGTACGTGAACCACTGCTCTGTTCAGAAGCCTTAATGGAAGAAACAATTTTGCCATTTTCATACCCATAACCATTTACAAACCAGCCTTCCAAGGAAGTGTAGATGACCGTTCCGCTAAAATCCTTTGGTAGGTTCCGGTAGTTCAACTCAGTCAGGTCAACGCCTTTTGCAGAGAAGGCGTGCATTAAAGCTGAGATTTGCTTACCAGTGACTTTATTCTTTAAAATGATAAGCTTGGTAATACCATTTGGGGCTGTATCTGTGCCTTGTAGTTTAAAAGCCAGTTTGGTCTCCATTTTCACTGGCGCTTCTACTAAATA
The nucleotide sequence above comes from Nibribacter ruber. Encoded proteins:
- a CDS encoding nucleoside deaminase, with translation MDQFLQAAFEEAQKGYQEGGIPIGSVLVHNGKIIGRGHNKRVQNGSPILHGEMDALENAGRQPASVYKECTIYTTLSPCPMCSGTILLYGIPRVVVGENKTFMGEEDLLKSRGVDVTVVDSQECYNLMQQFIQEKPTLWNEDIGV